CGGGATCGCGAACATCTTGGTGCCGATGCCCAGGACGCCGTAGGCGATCTTGCCGCTGGCGCTGTCGACCATGACGTCCTTGACGTCATCCAGGGATTCGTCCTGCGGATTTCTGACTTCCGCGCCGACCAGTGTGGATGCGGAGAGGAAACGGGATGAAAGGAATTTGACGGGCTCGGCCATGGTTGCGCTCCTTGCAGGTGCGGGTTGCGGCTCCGCGCAACTCTTTTTCACTTTACTCCGCGGCCACTGAACGCGATCCGTCCATCGTGCGCCCGATGCCACACATCACGAGCGCAATCTGAATCGCAATTCGATGCCCGTTCATCGGCATGGTTCAAGATGGTAATGGCCGCGATCGCTGTCAGTGCATCACGCGCGATCGCGCAACCGTGGATAGCAAACGTGTCAATCCAGACAAGGAGTCCATCATGAAAACCCGTATCGCAGCCGCCCTCGCATCCCTGATCGTCGCGTCCTTCGGCACCGCCGCGTACGCGCAGCAAACGCCGCCACAGATGCCGCCGCAGTCGCCCTCGACGACGGCGCAGCCGACCACCAACCAGATGGGCCAGAGCAATGGCACCTCGGATCAGATGAGCGGCTCCAGCTCATCGAATGGCATGGCGTCGGAAGACAAGATCGAACAGAAGGTCAAGCATGCATTGACCGCGCATGGCGTGACGGCCACCGATGTCCAGGTCAGCTTCAGCAACGGCACCGCGACGCTCACCGGCACCGTCGCCAAGCACAAGGACATCGCCAAGGCGAAGAAAGCCGCCATGCACGTGCGCGGCGTGAAGCACGTGGATGTCTCCGGCCTGCAGGTCGGTTCGCTGCAGAGCAGCGCGCCCGCAAGCAGCTGAGGACCGCGCGTTCGTTGATACGGCAGGGACGCACCACGGCGGCAAGGATGCCGCCAGCCGTTCGACGGTGCCCGTCACCGCGTGCACACGGAGGTGCAACCGGTGACGCGGCACGCCTGCCCTGCCGGACAAGCGCAAGCTGCACGTTGCGCGCACCGCGACGCTCATCGTCAGCATTTCTTCACCCGACTTTGGCCATCATGCAGCGCCGGGATTCGGAAGCGGTGACACAAGGAATGCTGCATGCCGCAGACAAACGAGACGCCGTGGTGGAAGACGCTGGGCGCGGGCTTCGTCACCGGGGCGGCGGATGACGACCCCAGCGGCATCGCCACGTATTCGCAGGTCGGTGCGGCTTTCAGCTACGGCATCCTCTGGACGGTCCTGCTCGCCCTGCCCCTGATGATCGGCATTCAGGCGGTGTGCGCCCGCGTCGGGCGCGTCACCGGTGCGGGGCTTGCGGAAAACCTGCGCAAGGAATTCCCGCTGCCCGTTGTGGCCGGCGCGGTGGTCTTGCTCTCGATCGCGAACGTGATCAATCTCGCCGCCGACATCGGCGCGATCGGCGCGGCCGCGAAACTCCTGATCAGCGGGCCCGCACCGTTGTACGCCGCCGTCGCGGCGATCCTGTCGGTGGTGCTGCAGGTATTCGTGCCGATGCAGCGTTACACACCGATCCTGAAACTGCTCGCGCTCAGCCTGCTCGCGTACGTCGCGACCATCGCGATGGTGCACGTGCCGTGGGCGCACGTGCTGAAGCAGATGGTGTGGCCGACGCTGACGATGAAGGTGGACTACGCGGTGGGCATCGTGGCGGTGCTCGGTACCACCATCAGCCCTTACCTGTTCTTCTGGCAAAGTTCGCAGGAGGCGAACGAAGTCCGCACCCATCCTCGCCGGCAGCCTTTGAAGCAGACGCCGAAACACGCCGACCGCGCCTTCCGCAGGATCTGGCTGGACACCATCGCGGGCATGGCGTTTTCCGAAGTAGTCGCGTTCTGCATCATCCTCGCGGGCGCCGCGGTGCTGCACGCGCACGGCAAGACCGACATCCAGACCTCGGCCGACGCCGCGATGGCGCTGAAGCCGCTGGCGGGAAAATTCGCGTTCGTGTTGTTCGCGGGCGGCATCATCGGCACCGGCATGCTCGCGATCCCGGTACTGGCGGGCTCTGCCGCGTACGCGCTGGGCGAGACCTTCCGCTGGCGGACCGGACTCGAACGGAAACCGCAGCGCGCCAAGCTGTTCTACGGCGCCATCGCGGTCGCGACGCTGGGGGGCATGGTGCTGAGTTTCACGCCCATGGATCCGATCAAGATGCTGTACTGGAGCGCCGTCATCAACGGCGTGGTCGCGGTGCCGCTGATGGTGCTGATCATGCTGCTGGCCGCGCGCCGCAGGAACATGGGCCGGTTTCCCATTCCCGCGGTGCTCAAGCTGCTGGGCTGGGCTGCCACCGGCGTGATGGGCGCCGCGGCAGTGGTGATGTTCGCGACCGCATTCCTGCCGCACCACTAGCGCGAACGCTGTTGCAGCTTCGCCGTCGACGCCTGCAGGGCCGCAGCCAGGCCGGCATCGCCGCTCAGGATGTCATTCCACGGCAAGCTGAGGCCGCGGCGATGGCCTTTTTCGGTGAGCTTGAGTTCTTGCGGGTCGATCGTGAGTGTGTACGTCTTGCCGCCCACGCTGAGCGCACGTTTGATCGGTTTGTCGAGCGGTGTCATTGGCGTCTCTCCGGTGACGGCGAACCGCCGCCGCCGCCCAGCGATTGCTGCACCGCGTGCAGGGGCGGCGTTTCGCGTTGCGGTTCGGAACCGCTTTCGATGCGGATGCGCGGCAGGTATTGCGGGTAATCGCGCCGCAGGAAATCGATCAGCGCTTCGCGCACGCGGCAGCGCAGGTCGAAATTGAGTCCGGAATTCTTGCTGCTGACCAGGATGCGCAACTGCATCGTTTTCTCGTCGGCATCGGTCACCTGCAACACCACCACGCGCTTGTCCCACTCGGGCGCAGTGTGCACGATGCGATCCAGTTCGGCGCGCAGCGGCGCCAGTGGCAATCCGTAATCCACCCACAGGAACACCGTGCCGAGGATTTGCGCGCTGGTGCGCGTCCAGTTCTGGAACGGATTCTCGATCAGCCACTGCAATGGAATGATCAGCCTGCGCTCGTCCCATATCCGCAACACCACGTAGGTGCCGGTGATTTCCTCGACGCGGCCCCATTCGTTCTGGATGATCAGCACGTCGTCCAGCCGGATCGGCTGCGCCAGCGCGATCTGCAATCCGGCCAGCAGGTTGCTCAGCACGGGCCGCGCGGCCAGGCCGATCACCAGTCCCGCGACACCCGCCGAAGCCAGCAGGCTCGCGCCGAACGAGCGCACGCCGGGGAACGTCATCAGGATCGTGGCGATGCCGAGCACGCCGACCAGCAGCATGCCGGAACGCGACAACACCTTGGTCTGCGTCTGCACCTGGCGCGCGTGCAGGTTGTCCTCGATGTCGGCGGGATGGCGCAGGTTGATGGCGCGCTCGATGCCGGAAATCGCGCGCACCGCCAGCCACGTCAGCGCGGCCAGCAGCGCCACCCTGATCCCGTGGCGCATGGAGTCCAGCAGCTTGCCGTGGCCCAGGCCGAGGTCGGTGTCCATCAACGCGAACTGCAGCGCGAGCAACGGCAGCACCACTTCGAACGGATGCTCGCAACGCGCCAGCACGATTCCCAGCACGTCGCCCGGCTTCAGCACGCGCCGCGCGGCGTAACGCAAGATGTTGAAGACCAGGACCGCGACGAGCAGCGCGCCGATCAGGACGAGGGCCACCCTCATCCACGGTTCCACCGCGATGCCGCCGAACACGATGTCGCCTGAAACCGGGGTCACGGCATCGTCCGGCCGCCGCCCCCGGTGCACGCTGCAGCGCGCCGCCCTCCCCTTGCCGCATCGATCGCACGCGCACGCCGGGCGCGTCCTGCCCCCGCGCGTGCGCTGCGATCAAGCATCCCGGCCCTTCAGGGAACCCGCCGCCGTCCGAAGATCAGCGAGAGGATGAACAGGATGATGAAGATGATGAACAGGATCTTCGCGATGGTCGCCGCAAGCCCGGCCAC
The genomic region above belongs to Rhodanobacteraceae bacterium and contains:
- a CDS encoding Membrane protein → MTPVSGDIVFGGIAVEPWMRVALVLIGALLVAVLVFNILRYAARRVLKPGDVLGIVLARCEHPFEVVLPLLALQFALMDTDLGLGHGKLLDSMRHGIRVALLAALTWLAVRAISGIERAINLRHPADIEDNLHARQVQTQTKVLSRSGMLLVGVLGIATILMTFPGVRSFGASLLASAGVAGLVIGLAARPVLSNLLAGLQIALAQPIRLDDVLIIQNEWGRVEEITGTYVVLRIWDERRLIIPLQWLIENPFQNWTRTSAQILGTVFLWVDYGLPLAPLRAELDRIVHTAPEWDKRVVVLQVTDADEKTMQLRILVSSKNSGLNFDLRCRVREALIDFLRRDYPQYLPRIRIESGSEPQRETPPLHAVQQSLGGGGGSPSPERRQ
- a CDS encoding Manganese transport protein MntH: MPQTNETPWWKTLGAGFVTGAADDDPSGIATYSQVGAAFSYGILWTVLLALPLMIGIQAVCARVGRVTGAGLAENLRKEFPLPVVAGAVVLLSIANVINLAADIGAIGAAAKLLISGPAPLYAAVAAILSVVLQVFVPMQRYTPILKLLALSLLAYVATIAMVHVPWAHVLKQMVWPTLTMKVDYAVGIVAVLGTTISPYLFFWQSSQEANEVRTHPRRQPLKQTPKHADRAFRRIWLDTIAGMAFSEVVAFCIILAGAAVLHAHGKTDIQTSADAAMALKPLAGKFAFVLFAGGIIGTGMLAIPVLAGSAAYALGETFRWRTGLERKPQRAKLFYGAIAVATLGGMVLSFTPMDPIKMLYWSAVINGVVAVPLMVLIMLLAARRRNMGRFPIPAVLKLLGWAATGVMGAAAVVMFATAFLPHH